The following are from one region of the Trichoplusia ni isolate ovarian cell line Hi5 chromosome 1, tn1, whole genome shotgun sequence genome:
- the LOC113497873 gene encoding mucolipin-3-like: MESITSPEETTCSEGEDERKLPGSSVMNHDNHQGFSPQQSAAFNELTQMEEKMRRKLQFFFMNPIEKWKAKRKFPYKFVVQVIKIVLVTFQLCLFAHNRYNHVNYTWDNRITFSHLFLLGWDSTREINAYPPGAGPLAVYKINEFYDTLDYAYEGYSNVLNNSIGPYSYNDESNKLTPPVFCQYNYKQGIINGFNESYEFNSEIVETCINFTKTNDEKFQSASFIKNAGLNISFASLVRAKLMFSLKTINFRAAGPITPPDCYRFDIEIIFDNEDHDGQMSLILEAEPYKLTCKGDTEYITDNKIDQILRSILNILVILICGASFVLCSRAIYRAQLLKELTVQFFRRAYNKELSLDGRLEFLNIWYIMIIVNDLLIIMGSAIKEQIERNQFTNDQWNVCSLFLGTGNLLVWFGVLRYLGFFKTYNVVILTLKKAAPKIFRFSICALLLYAGFMFCGWLILGPYHMKFRSLATTSECLFSLINGDDMFATFSIMSKKSPMLWWFSRVYLYSFISLYIYVVLSLFISVIMDAYDTIKQYYKDGFPKSDLHQFIGEANIEEVSSGLYRTQSSSSLNAMMNSLFCCNFYRSAYSKIGGGTSNLEL, translated from the coding sequence aTGGAGAGCATCACGTCGCCGGAGGAAACGACGTGCTCCGAGGGGGAGGATGAGCGAAAGTTGCCAGGAAGCAGCGTAATGAACCATGACAATCATCAAGGTTTTTCCCCCCAACAAAGTGCTGCCTTCAACGAGCTTACTCAAATGGAAGAGAAAATGCGACGCAAGCTGCAGTTTTTCTTCATGAACCCGATCGAGAAATGGAAGGCCAAGCGGAAGTTTCCTTACAAATTCGTTGTTCAGGTGATAAAGATTGTTCTGGTAACTTTCCAGCTATGTTTGTTTGCCCACAACAGGTATAACCATGTTAATTACACTTGGGACAATAGGATCACCTTTTCCCATCTGTTTCTTCTTGGCTGGGACTCCACAAGAGAGATCAATGCATATCCTCCAGGTGCCGGACCTCTtgctgtttataaaataaatgagttctATGATACACTAGACTATGCCTATGAGGGGTATTCTAATGTGTTAAATAACTCTATAGGACCATACTCTTATAATGATGAGAGTAACAAGCTGACTCCCCCAGTCTTCTGCCAGTACAATTATAAACAAGGCATCATTAACGGATTCAACGAGAGTTATGAATTCAATTCGGAAATTGTAGAAACTTGCATAAACTTCACTAAAACAAATGATGAAAAGTTTCAGTCAGCTTCATTTATTAAGAATGCTGGTCTAAATATAAGCTTTGCATCATTGGTCCGAGCTAAACTGatgttttctttgaaaactATTAACTTTAGAGCCGCAGGTCCTATCACTCCACCAGATTGTTACAGGTTTGATATAGAAATCATTTTTGATAACGAAGATCATGATGGGCAGATGTCTCTTATACTAGAAGCAGAACCTTACAAGCTGACATGTAAAGGAGACACTGAATACATTACTGACAATAAAATAGATCAAATTCTTAGAAGCATTCTCAACATACTTGTGATCCTTATATGTGGAGCATCATTTGTTTTGTGCAGTAGAGCCATCTACCGAGCACAGCTACTCAAAGAGCTGACCGTTCAGTTCTTCAGAAGAGCATACAATAAAGAACTGAGCTTAGATGGCCGCCTAGAGTTCCTCAACATCTGGTACATCATGATCATAGTCAATGACTTACTGATCATAATGGGATCGGCAATCAAGGAGCAGATTGAACGGAATCAGTTTACTAATGACCAATGGAATGTGTGTTCTCTATTCTTGGGTACCGGCAATTTACTTGTGTGGTTTGGAGTTTTAAGATATCTTGGCTTCTTCAAAACTTATAATGTAGTAATTTTGACGTTGAAGAAAGCAGCTCCGAAAATATTCCGATTCTCAATCTGCGCCTTGTTGCTGTACGCCGGCTTCATGTTCTGCGGCTGGCTTATACTGGGCCCATATCACATGAAGTTTAGATCGTTAGCGACTACCTCCGAATGTCTGTTTTCTTTGATAAACGGAGACGATATGTTTGCTACATTCTCGATAATGTCTAAGAAATCGCCAATGCTTTGGTGGTTCAGCCGAGTGTACTTATATTCTTTCATAAGTTTGTACATTTACGTAGTATTGAGTTTGTTCATATCTGTTATTATGGATGCGTATGATACTATTAAGCAGTATTATAAGGATGGATTTCCTAAGAGTGATTTGCATCAGTTTATCGGTGAGGCGAACATTGAGGAGGTGTCCTCAGGGTTGTATAGGACACAGAGTTCGTCATCACTCAACGCCATGATGAATTCGCTCTTCTGTTGCAATTTCTACAGAAGTGCGTATTCGAAAATCGGTGGAGGCACATCCAATCTAGAACTGTAG